One Aegilops tauschii subsp. strangulata cultivar AL8/78 chromosome 7, Aet v6.0, whole genome shotgun sequence genomic window carries:
- the LOC109750505 gene encoding uncharacterized protein isoform X2, with amino-acid sequence MGGMRMRMEPRTPPSPTTPHPGAPRLPLGRRQVRAVSVDPDVALAYKFPEVSFAYDERNVALYALGMGACGVDG; translated from the exons ATGGGTGGCATGCGGATGCGCATGGAGCCACGGACGCCGCCGTCCCCAACGACGCCCCATCCCGGCGCTCCTCGACTCCCGCTTGGACGGCGACAAGTTCGAGCCGTGTCCGTCGACCCCGACGTCGCGCTCGCCTACAAGTTCCCCGAG GTCTCCTTCGCCTACGACGAGAG GAACGTGGCGCTGTACGCGCTCGGCATGGGGGCCTGCGGCGTCGATGGCTAG